The nucleotide window AGTGAGAGAGATTGTCCAGAATAACACAACGGTTCTCCAGTTCTGTGGTGACCTAATTGAAGACGTCGTCGCTGTCGCCATTTCCACTTTTGTTCATTCATCTCCCAGAAACTCCATTTTTCTATTTTCACCACTTTCGCCATTATCATCGTTAGTAGGCCTGGCGTGGGCTTTTTCACTCAACTTAAcgtttgtaaaaaatatattttaaagtccattattatatttatacaaaaaaattgtttttcttctaaattGTGAATACCACTGAAAAACATATAATCCTAACACTGATTTATTACTTTTGAAATATTACTTCACTGATTTTGCAatcgaaaattatattttcacaaCGAAAATAAAATGTTGAACTTTGTTACGTGAAGACAGAGCCTCTAGCTTCATGAAGGCTACTATAGGATTAAGATGATTTTAAGTTAATCCTTAATCGACATAAGATAGATAGATTATCATTGAGGAACATGGCTTGATGAAATCGTTTATTGCTCTAAGAAATGGAATAATAcgtgaaaaacaaaaaaaagaaaagagaaaaacaaaaaagtaaatgTTGACAgtgggatttgaacccacgcccttTCGGACCAGAACCTTAATCTGGCGCCTTAGACCAACTCGGCCATATCAACTTGTTGTTCAACAGTGACACAACAAAACCTAAGTCTTTTCCTTTGCTCTCTCGTCTCCTGTCTTCCTTGAGTACCCGTTGAAGGTCCGTCAGAGAAGCAGTACTTATGAACATTCTTACATTCCATCGATTGTAATTGCTTTCTTCATCCCAATCGATACAAAACCATATGCAATCTGCCTGTTCTTCTGTTTCCAAATCCCTCAATCTATCTCCTccaatttgtttttttcgttAGCTTACCAATCTCCTAATGAACCCTCCTCTGCTTCCGAGGCACGTAGCTGCGGTTATAAAATGCCAGAGAGACCCAATGAAAGCGTTACAGATCTTCAACTCGATGAAAAAGGAGGAAACTTTCAAGCACACTCTGTCCACCTACCGCAGCGTGATTGAAAAGCTCGGCCTTTACGGTAAATTCGACGCCATGGAGCAAGTTTTAGTTGATCTGCGGCGGAACATCGGCAACCATATGCTCGAAGGTGTCTACGTCGGTGTAATGAAAAGCTACGGTAAGAGAGGGAGAGTTCAAGAAGCTGTTAATGTCTTCGAAAGGATGGATTTTTATGACTGTGAGCCGACGGTTTTCTCTTACAACGCTATCATGAGTGTGTTGGTTGATGGTGGGTACTTTGATCAAGCGCACAAGGTGTATATGAGGATGAAGGACAGAGGGATAACGCCTGATGTGTACTCGTTTACGATTAGGATGAAGTCGTTTTGTAAAACGGGTAGGCCTCACGCTGCGTTGAGGCTTCTTGGTAACATGTCTTCTCAGGGGTGTGAGGTGAGTGCGGTTGCGTATTGCACGGTGGTTGGTGGGTTTTACGAGGGGGATTTTAAGGTGGAGGCGTTTGAGTTGTTTGGAAAGATGCTTGGAGCAAATGTTTCTCTTTGCGTTAGTGCGTTTAATAAGGTTATGCACGTTCTTTGCAAGAAGGGAGATGTTGAGGAGTGTGAGAAGCTGTTGGAGAAAGTTATTAAAAGAGGGGTTTTACCGAATCTGTTtacttataatttttatatcctAGGGCTTTGTCAGAGAGGTGAGGTTGATTCTGCTGTTCGTACGGTGGGTTGTCTTATAGAGAATGGACCAAAGCCTGATGTTGTCACGTATAACAATCTGATATGTGGTTTATGCAAGAGTGCCAAGTTTCAGGAGGCGGAGTTTTACTTAGGGAAGATGGTGAACCAAGGGCTTGAGCCTGATGGTTTTACATATAACACGTTAATAGCTGGCTATTGTAAAAGTGGAACGGTGCAGCTTGCGGAAAAGATTCTAGGTAACGCTGTTTTCAACGGCTTTGCGCCTGATGAGTTTACATACCGCTCATTGATTGAAGGACTGTGTCACGAAGGCGAAACGAACCGTGCTTTAGCCTTGTTTAACGAGGCCTTAGGGAAAGGAATAAAGCCTAATGTGATTCTTTACAACACGCTGATCAAAGGGTTGGCCAAGCATGGTTTGATTCTGGAGGCTGCTCAGCTAGCGACTGAAATGTCTGAGAAGGGTTTGATCCCCGAGGTGCAGACTTTTAACATACTCGTGAATGGATTGTGCAAGATGGGATGTGTTAATGATGCTGATGGTCTTGTTAAAGTCATGATCTCCAAAGGGTACTTTCCTGACGTTTTTACGTTCAATATCTTGATTCATGGTTACTCTACAGAGCTGAAAATGGAAAGGGCGCTTGAGATGTTGGATGTTATGATAGACAATGGCGTTGTTCCTGACGTGTATACTTACAACTCTTTGTTGAACGGTCTCTGCAAGACGTCCAAGTACGAAGATGTGATGGAAACGTATAAAACGATGGTGGAGAAAGGTTGTGGTCCTAACGTATTCACGTTTAATATACTTCTGGAGAGTCTATGCAGATACAAGAAACTAGATGAAGCCTTGGGGTTGCTTGAGGAaatgagaaggaagagtgtgGAGCCAGACGCGGTTACGTTTGGAACGTTGATCGATGGATTCTGCAAAAACGGAGACTTGGATAGAGCGTACAAGCTACTCCGGGAGATGGAAGAGATTCACAAAGTCTCAAGCTCAACGGCGACGTATAACATCATCATCCGTGCTTACACTGAGAAGTTAAATGTTGCTATGGCCGAA belongs to Brassica rapa cultivar Chiifu-401-42 chromosome A07, CAAS_Brap_v3.01, whole genome shotgun sequence and includes:
- the LOC103831928 gene encoding putative pentatricopeptide repeat-containing protein At1g74580; translation: MNPPLLPRHVAAVIKCQRDPMKALQIFNSMKKEETFKHTLSTYRSVIEKLGLYGKFDAMEQVLVDLRRNIGNHMLEGVYVGVMKSYGKRGRVQEAVNVFERMDFYDCEPTVFSYNAIMSVLVDGGYFDQAHKVYMRMKDRGITPDVYSFTIRMKSFCKTGRPHAALRLLGNMSSQGCEVSAVAYCTVVGGFYEGDFKVEAFELFGKMLGANVSLCVSAFNKVMHVLCKKGDVEECEKLLEKVIKRGVLPNLFTYNFYILGLCQRGEVDSAVRTVGCLIENGPKPDVVTYNNLICGLCKSAKFQEAEFYLGKMVNQGLEPDGFTYNTLIAGYCKSGTVQLAEKILGNAVFNGFAPDEFTYRSLIEGLCHEGETNRALALFNEALGKGIKPNVILYNTLIKGLAKHGLILEAAQLATEMSEKGLIPEVQTFNILVNGLCKMGCVNDADGLVKVMISKGYFPDVFTFNILIHGYSTELKMERALEMLDVMIDNGVVPDVYTYNSLLNGLCKTSKYEDVMETYKTMVEKGCGPNVFTFNILLESLCRYKKLDEALGLLEEMRRKSVEPDAVTFGTLIDGFCKNGDLDRAYKLLREMEEIHKVSSSTATYNIIIRAYTEKLNVAMAEKLFREMVGRCLVPDGYTYRVMVDGYCKTGNVDLGYRFLMRMMEDGFVPSLTTLGRVINCLCVEDRVFEAAGIIHRMVQKGVVPEAVNTIFDIDKREVAAPKLVLEDLLKKGCITYYAYELLFDGLRDKRLRKKKGFTVVAV